A stretch of bacterium DNA encodes these proteins:
- a CDS encoding CocE/NonD family hydrolase gives MTVRPAPAATPTHPVTCERHVEMRLADGTRLVSDVYLPVPSSAPTGAGQAGRTASSGAGPWPAILERTPYNKLGANLVLSAKFFASHGYAVVLQDVRGRYESEGEFYAFGNEGPDGVETVAWVRAQPWCDGRVATMGLSYSSCTQTSLAALDPPGLAAQFVSMGFHNYHTASMRQGGALEVRFALYAFMMAQTSREAAADATTRVAMQQAWGEIRSWLGHLPPKPGLTPLRHTPSYEQWLLDIWRHGEYDEYWAGRPGYSIEGLYDRHADVPLYFCGGWYDSYARSTVTNYVELSRRKRGPVRLIMGPWIHGSASLDLSYAGDAEFGPDAPLGYDQFRLRWFDAVLRGGRPGGVEEPPVQIFVMGGGSGRKVPGTGKLDVGGRWRAEREWPPARTEYTPFYLQPGGGLSPQSPPDGAGSSRYVFDPADPVPTIGGNISVGYDIMPGGGFDQRGGPHVYGARDGLSLSARRDVLVFSTPPLTHDVEVTGTVVVHLWAASSAPDTDFTAKLLDVYPANPDYPDGYELNIGDSIIRARYREERDRPEWLEPGRPYHFTITLYPTSLVFCRGHRVRLHVSSSNFPRFDVNPNTGGPLGADQARQPAVQTVFHDAARPSRVILPILPS, from the coding sequence CTGGCGCGGGGCAGGCGGGACGAACGGCCTCGTCCGGCGCGGGGCCGTGGCCGGCGATCCTCGAACGGACCCCGTACAACAAACTCGGCGCGAACCTCGTCCTGTCGGCGAAGTTTTTCGCGAGCCACGGCTATGCGGTCGTCCTTCAAGATGTGCGGGGCCGCTATGAGTCCGAGGGCGAGTTCTACGCGTTCGGCAACGAGGGGCCCGACGGCGTCGAGACCGTGGCGTGGGTGCGCGCGCAGCCGTGGTGCGACGGCCGGGTCGCCACGATGGGGCTGTCATACTCGTCGTGCACGCAGACGAGCCTCGCCGCCCTCGATCCCCCCGGTCTCGCCGCCCAGTTCGTCAGCATGGGCTTTCACAACTACCACACGGCCTCGATGCGCCAGGGCGGGGCGCTCGAGGTGCGCTTCGCGCTCTACGCGTTCATGATGGCGCAGACGTCGCGCGAGGCCGCCGCGGACGCGACAACGCGGGTCGCGATGCAGCAGGCTTGGGGCGAGATCCGCTCCTGGCTCGGGCACCTCCCGCCCAAGCCGGGCCTTACGCCGCTCCGGCACACGCCGTCCTACGAGCAGTGGCTGCTGGACATCTGGCGGCACGGCGAGTACGACGAGTACTGGGCCGGCCGCCCCGGGTATTCGATCGAGGGGTTGTACGACCGGCACGCCGACGTCCCCCTGTATTTCTGCGGCGGATGGTACGATTCGTACGCGCGCTCGACCGTGACCAACTACGTCGAACTGAGCCGCCGGAAGCGCGGACCCGTGCGTCTCATCATGGGGCCCTGGATCCACGGGAGCGCGAGTCTCGACCTGTCCTACGCCGGCGACGCGGAGTTCGGGCCCGACGCGCCGCTCGGCTACGACCAGTTCCGGCTGCGCTGGTTCGACGCGGTGCTTCGCGGGGGGCGTCCCGGCGGCGTCGAGGAGCCGCCGGTGCAGATCTTCGTCATGGGGGGCGGCTCCGGCCGCAAGGTGCCGGGCACCGGCAAACTCGACGTCGGGGGCCGGTGGCGCGCCGAACGCGAGTGGCCGCCGGCCCGGACGGAGTACACGCCGTTCTACCTGCAGCCGGGCGGGGGCTTGTCACCCCAGTCGCCGCCGGACGGCGCCGGTTCGTCGCGGTACGTCTTCGATCCCGCGGATCCGGTGCCCACGATCGGCGGCAACATCTCGGTCGGCTACGATATCATGCCGGGCGGCGGGTTCGATCAACGCGGCGGCCCGCACGTCTACGGCGCGCGGGACGGGCTGTCGCTGTCGGCCCGGCGGGACGTGCTCGTCTTCTCGACGCCGCCGCTGACCCACGACGTGGAAGTGACGGGGACGGTCGTCGTGCACCTGTGGGCCGCGTCGTCCGCGCCGGACACGGACTTCACGGCCAAACTGCTGGATGTCTACCCGGCGAATCCGGATTACCCCGACGGCTATGAGCTCAACATCGGCGACTCGATTATTCGGGCGCGGTACCGCGAGGAGCGGGACCGGCCGGAGTGGCTTGAACCCGGACGGCCGTACCATTTCACGATCACGCTCTATCCGACGAGCCTCGTCTTCTGCCGGGGTCATCGAGTCCGCCTGCACGTGTCGTCGTCGAACTTTCCGCGCTTCGACGTGAATCCCAATACCGGGGGGCCGCTCGGCGCAGACCAGGCGCGCCAGCCCGCGGTGCAGACGGTGTTCCACGACGCGGCCCGGCCGTCGCGCGTGATCCTGCCGATCCTTCCGTCCTAG